DNA sequence from the Antedon mediterranea chromosome 7, ecAntMedi1.1, whole genome shotgun sequence genome:
CCATCCAGGtatacaaatgggtacctggtagaGGTCAAAACACAACGGGaaacacaactttgcgctgattactagttGCATTATACGAGTTtgtttccatatgtgtttgatccaaaaatgaccagggtattaatatgtacagcgcttaCAGGTGTCTCAACACTTGGCGCTTTACAATTCACAATCAGTGTATGATGAGACATGTCGATGATGATTACTACAATTATTAACAGATTTTCAACGAAACGAAAAAGGCTTAAATACACAATACCAGATTatgattaatgttaattttcaaattcattattaaaatgtgtttatagttTTACTATTGTTATTCGCTTAAATTGACAATACAGAGTAAACATTCTTTGCACTCTCAATCCAAAGTCAATCCGTTTCCACGGCACACAAAATTAAAACCTGTCAATTTATCGCAGTTTTTTTCGTTATACACGAATCGTTTTACTTATATACTCAAACTGAAGGCCAGTATTTTTTGTTCGTAAAGTTCATCAAATTTTTCGGTTTGAGTCTTTGTAAAGTAATGTATCCAATCTCCAACTattcctgaaaaaaataaatcatatcaATAATCATAAACCAAGTAAATTCTCttcataatacaataataacattCATGTTATCAGCATGCtgatctatatatatatatatatatatataattatttgttaactGTTTTTGTTggtagtggcggtaattatcgccgttggttttgattgaataaaataaaattttaacgAAAGAGCGGGTAAAATATGAATCTGGAAATTTTTTAATCGTTTTCTACATTTCCTTAGGTACTTATACGAAGATCTCTTTAAAAAGGCAAATAGTCAAAATGGAATAATAATACACCTTTTTTGAACTGCTGCTATAGTGTGACGCTTCTgggaagctctgtctacactatcaaactttatgcgacaataCAATTTGATGtacgtgcccatatatgatggacaatatcatatcactaccattacttgggcataccactaccgtatttgggaacatcaccaaactagtttgatagtgtagacaaagctttaaaaaatactgtatacacaattttaactttaacatttgtatgtttatatatatatatggcacAGATCCCTGGTTTAATAAAGGtgactttatttaaattttaattacacGGCCTGCTAACAAGTAGACTACAACGTACGGTTGAACTAGTGCCATCAAAACCGTGTATAGTTTGTAATATAAAgtaattgtaatttaatataaattaatatatcttcataaatatttagcTGCTGTTACCATGCAACTACTAACCTTTCCTCATAAATGGATACGATTCAATGTTCATCAAAGGATGTTCTGAAAAGTTCACTTTACGATTTGATTTCATTGAGTCAAATGAACATTGGAGAACGATGTCAGCAAGTTTTCCATCTGGAACTGGCCAACCCAGAAACTTGGATACTTTCAAAATAACACTAGAAAGATCCTTTAAAAACATGTACGgtagtaattattaattgtgATTATAACAGTAAGATACAATTTTAGTCCCTTTTGGAACAAATCATCCCTCACACCTGagatatttaacaaaaaagtaacaatttgatttaattacTGTACCTAAACTTGAGTGGTGTTATGTAAATCTTAGCGCACacattgtaaatgttattataaAGTGATACAAACCTGATGCATTTCTTCATACTtgacaaacaaaacatttttctgTTTACGTTGACTCCACCAGTAAGTATTCATTTCAAaccagaattttgccaagtatagtattcactttgtatgtatgtatgtatgtatgtatgtttgtttgtttgtttgttagcacgatagcgcctacagttttcaagttatcgttcttcatttttgggtgtagataggtacagtatatactttcagaccatgcacaaataacaaaaatgatattattgtcagaccggctagtgttaaaagataggagacaattttcaaaagccggtgagcagttttaaagtaacaagtaaactgaaattgcattttctcgagaactacttgtacAAAAATCCTTATTTTTAGACAAGAAGCAAGGGTTataatttttgatttgtaattttaaaacataacttGATTTAATGTACCAGTTTTTTAatacgagtagtttaaaaaaaagctctttcttttaaaatccacccgtttgtttttcgcgttgctgttccaTTGTTAGTCAAATGAGACTATTGTTAGTTGACCATGtctattgaaaatcaacaaaattggtttattaataacttcacaaataataaaaatgatattattgtcagtccggctagtgttaaaagataggagacaatttttaaaagccggcgagcagtcttaaagtaacaagtgtactgaaattacattttctcgaCAACTACTTGTCTAAAAAAACtcatttttggacaagaggcaagagttataaattgtgatttgtaattttcaaaacataatttgatttaatgtacaggttttttaatacgagtagtttaaaaaaaagctctttcttttaaaatccacccgtttgtttttcgcgttgctgttccaTTGTTAGTCAAATGAgactattgttagttgataattagttttttagtcattttattatttcattctctgcataggtatatacttactgtcagaacatgcctattgattttaaggaaaattgatatattggtcatgccacaaaagcttatcttccatcgatatattaaatagaacactgtattcttttaacatgaaCATATTCTTTGACATGGATCAAAATATTAGTCGACTGGCAGGGGCGCCGCAAATCGCcacagcttcaagacactcctcgaccattattctggtcaatcttgattttagaaaggtcatttTTTTGCAATTCCGGAattgtttgtattaaaaaattatttaaacaaaattattaaccccagcaggattttaacatgtaaagctaatacataaagcaaaaacaaaatgtatctttcaacatgctcccagtcagtggatatattttgacaagtacttcactcagtttctgagtgctttcatttctttgtttgtttgttacttggcaaaaagaattttgccaagtatagtattcactttgtttgtatgtatgtttgtatgtttgtatgtttgtatgtttgtttgtttgtttgtttgttagcacgatagcgcctacagttttcaagttatcgttctaaatttttgggtgtagataggtatataccTTCAGACCATGtctattgaaaatcaacaaaattggtttattaataacttcacaaataataaaaatgatattattgtcagtccggctagtgttaaaagataggagacaattttcaaaagccggcgagcagtcttaaagtaacaagtgtactgaaattacattttctcgaCAACTACTTGTCTAAAAAAACtcatttttggacaagaggcaagagttataaattgtgatttgtaattttcaaaacataatttgatttaatgtacaggtttttttgagacgagtagttttaaaaaacctatttcttttcaaattcacccgtttgtttttcgcgttggtgttctattgttattcaaattaatctattgttagttgataattagtttttttagtaCCAGTGTGTGTCttgggtagtaacaaagtgcgaggcagcgaggcagggaaggcatgcgaggcaagtcagaaatttatgcgaggcatcgttttaccatcatcaaaaaatgcgaggcatcattttatcatttctcaaaattgcaaggcaggaaatcaccgaaattgaagtagcccaGGCCTAGGTCCGCTAGGCTAGTTttcttttgcacctgccttgtattttaaccaactttatcctgaataccacagcttagaattagtaggcctactttaatgaagaaaaatcacataaaagtaacaataaatccattaaattggtgattttacagacgttgtttttctcgcatttcgcacactcaatgttcaatattttggtttctatggaacgccaaaagagcaaaattaattaaagggctaaaaactctgtggaatccatttatatttaacgcattatttggtgaaaatcaagtacaatttcaatagattttgtcactgtcagtaaggaaaaatgttactgttgataatgtacacggtttcgttaaccttttaaagaataaaatagaaaaattcatcataatatccttagtaggatgtcctaggtctagactaggtagtgatgttgatttaggatcgattattattctttgaaaacagaacagtatcagcagtaacatattacaacatttttattgacaaattaacaaatatattgaaataaaacgtatttttcaccaataaatgcatgagaaattgacgcattccactgagttttagtcctctattatcgttgctcttttggcgctccatagaaacaaaaatattgaacattgaataagtgaaattagcgaacagtgtgcgagaaacacgcctgtaaaatcattaatttaaagatttatttgttactttttatgtgattctttcattaaagtactcatgaggtatacttctaaggtgtggtattcacacgataaagttagttatcaaatttggagtaaaaatacaagcaaaggaaactagcgccaggtttattagtacgtacatggacaacaataaataaaaatcgttcgtaatatacctagcttactaaaacaggaatagtgtatcattattaaatattacaccaattattattttatcaaaattgattaaattattttctacataggcctcttatctaggttagggctaagcatattagctaaagtttaattttaggcctagtattacaattgtcggacgtaagtcttttttcacacgcgctccagaattctgtcgcaatttttttctttgcggcatgttattggatcggcatataagttaccttttattcaccgccagttattgaacttgtcctggcaat
Encoded proteins:
- the LOC140055393 gene encoding sulfotransferase 1C2A-like, with product MNTYWWSQRKQKNVLFVKYEEMHQDLSSVILKVSKFLGWPVPDGKLADIVLQCSFDSMKSNRKVNFSEHPLMNIESYPFMRKGIVGDWIHYFTKTQTEKFDELYEQKILAFSLSI